The genomic window GATGAACTAGCAATTCAGGCACATGCTGACGACTGGAAGCGCATTGCCGAGAACGCTACGCGAATCTGTAAAACGCTAATTGAGGCTAAGGCTTGGCAGGAAGCCAGTTGCTATTCGGTGAATATTCCCTGGGCAGTGACCGCTGAGACTGATTTGGTCGTAACCCAGATGCAGCAGACTTATTTACCTAATCTTTTTGAAAAACTAAGTAAGAGCACTTATCATTTTAAATTTCAGCCTCTCGAGCTCGAGCCGGCCGATCATCAGCATTTAGATCATAGCACTGTGCTCTCGGGTAAAGTCGCAGTTACGCCGATTGCTAGGACTTTCTCCAAGGACGTCTCTCCAGATCTGAAGCAAAAGATCGAAGTCAGAAAATAAAGTGTTGGCCTAAGTTCAAGCCTAAGCCTAAGATAATTAAAACAATAATAATTTCTTTTGCTTCCAGCGTCTTAACTTTGATATTATATAGCTGAGTATGGCAGTACCAGATAAACCTATTAAAAACGAAGCTACCAAGCGCGATACCGGCGTAATCACTGCTGACCGTCAAAAAACAAAAGAGCCCCCACTTTTTCGTGTAATTTTATTAAACGATCATTACACGGCCATGGATTTTGTCGTACAAGTCCTGGAGCAAGTATTTCGTAAAGACCCCGCCGAAGCTCAAGAAATAATGCTTAACGTGCACAGTAACGGTAAAGGCATTGCCGGAGTCTACACACGCGAAATTGCAGAAACAAAAATTGCAATTGTCCATCATCTCGCTCGGCAACACGAATTTCCGCTAAAATGCACGATGGAGGAAGCTTAAAAGCTATACTAAATGCTACACCCTGACGTAGAAGAAATTTTATCGCGAGCCCTTGATGAAGCGGTCCGTAATCGTCATGAATATCTCTGCCTTGAGCACGTGCTTTGGAGTATTACTGAGCATCCGATTGGCATTAAAATCCTCGAAGAACTGGGAGCCAATACCTTTCGTCTAAAAAAACGAATTGAGCATTTTTTCACAACTAAACTTGAAAGCATGGCTGAAGGTTTGCAGGTTGAACCCCAGCAAACAGTGGCTTTTCAACGTGTACTACAGCGAGCGATCCTACATACGCGT from bacterium includes these protein-coding regions:
- the clpS gene encoding ATP-dependent Clp protease adapter ClpS, with translation MAVPDKPIKNEATKRDTGVITADRQKTKEPPLFRVILLNDHYTAMDFVVQVLEQVFRKDPAEAQEIMLNVHSNGKGIAGVYTREIAETKIAIVHHLARQHEFPLKCTMEEA